A stretch of Equus caballus isolate H_3958 breed thoroughbred chromosome 11, TB-T2T, whole genome shotgun sequence DNA encodes these proteins:
- the LOC138916178 gene encoding galectin-5-like produces MTSTTQPGSVNPMETKKASARAAGLTLSLEENPYFTGIPGGLHPYKHIMVSGTVQHSAYRFHINLRSGTDIAFHLNPRFCDNTVVRNTLINGSWGHEERDLSGEMPFIPGQSFSVGIMCEEHRFKVEVDGQHLFDYKHRLKDLPTINVLEVVGDIQLSGIQK; encoded by the exons ATGACCAGCACCACACAGCCTGGCTCCGTGAACCCA ATGGAAACAAAGAAGGCGTCAGCGAGAGCTGCTGGACTGACGTTGTCGCTG GAGGAGAATCCGTACTTCACCGGCATCCCAGGTGGGCTGCACCCCTACAAGCACATCATGGTGTCGGGCACCGTCCAGCACAGTGCTTATAG GTTCCACATCAACCTGCGCTCTGGGACTGACATTGCCTTCCACCTGAACCCCCGTTTCTGTGACAACACCGTGGTCCGCAACACCCTGATCAATGGCTCTTGGGGGCATGAGGAGAGAGACCTGTCTGGAGAAATGCCGTTCATCCCAGGCCAGAGCTTCTCG GTGGGCATCATGTGTGAAGAGCACCGCTTCAAGGTGGAGGTGGATGGTCAGCACCTGTTTGACTACAAACACCGCCTGAAGGACCTACCCACCATCAATGTCCTGGAAGTGGTGGGCGACATCCAGCTGAGTGGCATACAGAAATAG